The nucleotide window tttttaaatctgcCCCTGAAAAGTTAGATTTTTAGAATtgactttattcatttatttatttatttatttatttatttatttatttatttattcattttgagacagggtgtcactctgttgccaagcctggagtgcagtggcgtgatcttggctcactgcaacctccagctcctgggctcaagcaatcctccaccctcagcctcccaagtagctgggactgcaggcacacaccaccacacctggctaattttttgtatttttgtagagacgaggtttcactatgttgcccaggctggcctggaactcctgggctcaagcaggcttcccacctcagcctcccaaagtgctgggattacaggcatgagccactgcacccagcctagaatgtacattttatattgtttattctCTTTTGCCGTTCTCCTCTGCCAGTGAATATGATTGTTTCTTCATGTAAAAACAAAACGTTTTTATTCCAGTTGACCACGACTGAGAAGCCATTGAGAAAGCCACCTGCCAGACTGAAAAAACTCACAATCAGAAAGCAAGTGAAGGATTTCACAATGAAGGACATCAAGGAGAAGATGGAGGCCGCCGAGGAGCGCAGGAAGGTACTGAGCTCTCAGATGCTCCAGGCTTGAGGAGTTCGCTGTCTGCTAAAATGATCTCATGCCAGACCTCTCCTATCAGCAATTTTAAGACAAATTGCATGGATTtataatcagtattttttttttattattttactaatttttttaagagacagtctcactgtgttgcccagactggagtacagtggcatgcttGGAGCTCACTGCCACCCTGAACTTTTAGGCTCAAGTGgtccccctgtctcagcctcctgagtagctaggactacaggcccataCCACTACATgaggctgattaaaaaaaaaaaaattttgtttagagatggggtctcgttatgtAGCCCAgtctagtcttaaactcctggcctcaaatgatcctcctgccttggtctcccaaagtgttgggatcacagacatgagccactgtgcctggcctatagctAGGATTTTAATGATCTTTATGctttttattatatgttatatgtttagtggttttttcttaaaaatttcctttctgtTGTAAAGGAATAAATCAGGTTGGGTGAAAATTACAGTTGCATCCATATAGCCTAAGTAAGCAACATCCAATTCTTGGAATTAAATGAAGTATGGAGCATTCTTCATatggaaaaagagaaacttcaatagaggctgggggcaggaggagaagcagggtTGGGGTGTGGTGTTAAACTGAGAGAAACCACTGCAGAGCATCAGGCTGCATTACTCCTACTGCATTTTCACCAAGGGCCCCCATAGCCCTCCACGTGCTCTTGGCCAGACCGAGCCTTCACAGCTGGGTCTGACAGCCTTTGTTTCCCAGCTCTCTAATTGGCCTATCAGAGAGCAAGGACCAGACTccaagctccatgagggcaggccCCATGTCTGCCTTCTTCAACAAGAGtttctcaacaaatgtttgttataTGACTGAATAATGACATAGAGAAGCCATGAATGTTCAATACAAGCAACATCAATCACAACTTGTAGAGagttattcaggctctttttcattctttaataCTGCATTTCAgaccaaagaagaagaaataagaaaaaggttACGGAGTGACCGACTTTTGCCTTCAGCCAATCATTCAGATTCAGCTGAACTAGGTGGGGCTGAGGTTGCATTTGCCAAAGGACTTCAAAGGGTGAGATCTGCTGGATTTGAACCGTCTGACCTGCAGGGAGGAAAACCAttgaagaggaaaaagagtaaaagtGATGCAACCTTGATTGATAGAAACGAAAGTGATGAAAGTTTTGGGGTCGTGGAGTCAGACATGTCCTACAACCAAGAAGATGACATAGTCTACTAAGCCATTTTTTGTGAATTTCATAAGAAAGCATCCATTCTCCCCATTTGTGACATTTGTAGTATGTCTCATATTCTTTGACTGACTGACCTCATTCCACTGGGATTTCTGCCTTGGGCTTAAGGATGATTATGTGGGTTGCACAGGCTGAAGATCAGTTGAGTAAATTAAGTAGCTATgctagctttaaaaaaatgagcgAGGGGGAGACTTGACCAGCATAGATATTTGGCACTCTCCTTTGTGTGGCTTCAAACATTATGGAGATGTCTTTAATTTATAAGTGCCTTCAGCTTACATGAATAAGTTCGTGCCAAATGAAATCCTTCCTGTTTACTCCTGCCTTGTGGCGGGGTCCATCTTCTGCTGGTCCTTTAAGACAAATTGCATGGATTTGTATTAAGTATTTTAATGGTTTGTATGTTTTTTATGCTGTATGTCtatggttttataaatttttttctccgTGTTGTGAAGGAATAAAGCAACGTCTTGAAGTTGGTTGAATTACAGTTTTATCCATATAGTTTACGTTAGCAATATGTAATCTCAGAATTATATAAAGAATGGAGTTTTC belongs to Macaca thibetana thibetana isolate TM-01 chromosome 4, ASM2454274v1, whole genome shotgun sequence and includes:
- the STMND1 gene encoding stathmin domain-containing protein 1, producing the protein MGCGPSQPTEDRRRVPAPEKVWKEGVKADVGVPHSGENCSPQMEAALTKNTVDPAEGLEQVQMGSLPGTISENSPSPSERNRRGNSDLVTNGLINKPQPLDSRERQKSSDILEELIVQGIIQSHSKVFRNGESYDVTLTTTEKPLRKPPARLKKLTIRKQVKDFTMKDIKEKMEAAEERRKTKEEEIRKRLRSDRLLPSANHSDSAELGGAEVAFAKGLQRVRSAGFEPSDLQGGKPLKRKKSKSDATLIDRNESDESFGVVESDMSYNQEDDIVY